The Xenorhabdus poinarii G6 nucleotide sequence AAAATTTTTCACGCCTATCTGGATTTACATCGTAATAATCCTGATTTAAATATCCAGATGGTGCCGGTTTCCGTCATGTTTGGTCGTTCTCCCGGACGCGAGGGACAAGAAGGCAATACCGCTCCGCAACTCCGTTTGCTCAATGGCGTACAGAAGTTTTTTGCAATCCTGTGGCTTGGACGAGATAGTTTTGTGCGATTCTCCACCCCTGTATCTTTACGCCGGATGGCTGATGAGCATGGGACGGATAATATTATCGCCAATAAACTTGCCCGTGTTGCACGAATACACTACTCCCGCCAGCGTCTTGCGGCGGTTGGCCCACGTTTGCCTGCCAGACAAGATCTGTTCAACAAGCTACTGACTTCAAAGGCGATAGAAAAAGCCATTGCTGATGAAGCGCGCAGCAAAAAAATCACGCCCGAAAAGGCAAAACAACATGCCATCAATATGCTGGAAGAGATTGCTGCGGACTTCTCCTATGAAACCGTACGTTTGACCGACCGGGTTTTAAGTTGGACATGGAACCGTTTGTATCAGGGCATTCATGTTCATAACGCTGAACGGGTTCGTCAATTAGCACAAGATGGCCATGAACTGGTTTACGTCCCCTGCCACCGCAGCCATATGGACTACCTTTTGCTCTCTTATGTGCTTTATCACCAGGGGCTGGTTCCACCGCATATTGCGGCGGGCATTAACCTGAATTTCTGGCCCGCAGGCCCGATATTCCGTCGTCTCGGTGCGTTCTTTATCCGCCGAACATTTAAAGGCAGTAAACTTTATTCGACAATCTTCCGTGAATATCTTGGTGAGTTGTTTACCCGTGGTTATTCGGTTGAATATTTTGTCGAAGGGGGACGTTCTCGTACTGGTCGCCTGCTTGATCCCAAAACGGGCACTCTCTCCATGACATTACAGGCGATGCTGCGGGGAGAATCACGGCCAATCACCATCGTGCCGATCTATATCGGTTATGAGCATGTGATGGAAGTGGCAACATATGCCAAAGAACTGCGTGGTGCAACCAAAGAAAAAGAAGGGTTTTTCCAGATGGTTCGTGGGCTGCGCAAATTACGTAATCTGGGGCAGGGTTACGTGAATTTTGGTGAGCCGATCCCGTTGGTACAGTATCTGAACCAGAATGTGCCGGAGTGGCGTGACGCTATTGACCCAATCGACCCCCAACGTCCAACTTGGCTGGCGCCAACGGTCAGTAAGCTGGCTGGCAATATTATGGTCAACATCAATAATGCGGCTGCAGCCAATGCGATCAATTTATGCACCACAGCCTTGTTATCATCACGTCAGCGAGCACTGACTCGTGAACAGCTTATTGAGCAGTTAGATTGTTATCTGCAATTACTGCGTCATGTGCCTTACACACACGATATCACTGTGCCGAATAAAAGCGCGGAAGAATTGTTAGATTCTGCTTTGTTGATGAATAAGTTTGAAGTCGAAAAAGACAGTCTGGGGGATATTATTATCCTGCCACGCGAAAGCGCGGTATTGATGACTTATTATCGCAACAATATCCAACACTTACTGA carries:
- the plsB gene encoding glycerol-3-phosphate 1-O-acyltransferase PlsB, with the translated sequence MSGWRKIYYNLLNLPLKFLVKSKLIPTDPIAELRLDTTRPILYVLPYHSKTDLLTLRQQCLAQDLPDPLDPLEIGDTQLPSCVFIDNGPRVFRCYAPKHESVKIFHAYLDLHRNNPDLNIQMVPVSVMFGRSPGREGQEGNTAPQLRLLNGVQKFFAILWLGRDSFVRFSTPVSLRRMADEHGTDNIIANKLARVARIHYSRQRLAAVGPRLPARQDLFNKLLTSKAIEKAIADEARSKKITPEKAKQHAINMLEEIAADFSYETVRLTDRVLSWTWNRLYQGIHVHNAERVRQLAQDGHELVYVPCHRSHMDYLLLSYVLYHQGLVPPHIAAGINLNFWPAGPIFRRLGAFFIRRTFKGSKLYSTIFREYLGELFTRGYSVEYFVEGGRSRTGRLLDPKTGTLSMTLQAMLRGESRPITIVPIYIGYEHVMEVATYAKELRGATKEKEGFFQMVRGLRKLRNLGQGYVNFGEPIPLVQYLNQNVPEWRDAIDPIDPQRPTWLAPTVSKLAGNIMVNINNAAAANAINLCTTALLSSRQRALTREQLIEQLDCYLQLLRHVPYTHDITVPNKSAEELLDSALLMNKFEVEKDSLGDIIILPRESAVLMTYYRNNIQHLLILPSLITSIVMHHRRISRSELLRQVALIYPLIKQELFMRYNQEMLPGVVNTLVDELARQCLICHKEQEMLVLNPARIRPLQLLAAGIRETLQRYAITLSLLNATPEISRGVLEKESRMLAQRLSVLHGINAPEFFDKAVFACSVNTLREEGYIQDSGDMITTSAQELYHVLSELMSPEIRLTIESVSMPAEQNEPVQVTQDQQSHY